The Roseimicrobium gellanilyticum sequence GATCGCCTGGTGCCTCATGGCCTTTTGTGTGGGAATACATTCGGTGGGCCTCACATATCTCCTCCGCTGGCTCCGCAAGCAGCCCTCCTTCGCGAAGCAGCACGTCTGGACTGCTGTCTGGATTCTCGTGCGCGTGGCAGGCTGGACCATCCTGCTGCACCTGATTGAGATCTCCCTCTGGGCGCTCCACTATGCCTGGGCGGGCGCCATGCCGGACCTCACCACCGCGGCCTACTTCAGTGTCGTGACCTACACCACCACCGGCTATGGCGATCTGGTACTACCCCAAGACTGGCGGCTGGTGGGCGGCGTGGAATCCCTCACCGGCATCCTGATGTGTGGCCTCTCCACCGGCATGTTCTTCGCCGTGTTCTCCGAGATCTTCATCCAAAACCGGGGGAACAATTCTGCTGCCACTTGAACGGTGAACGCAACTCCCCAAAACTCATGCAGCCCCGTCGCTCCTTTTGGTCCGCTGAACTGAAAAGGCTGCTCGCGCCCCTCATCGCGGCACTCGCTCTGGTATCATGCGCAGGTCTGCCTGACACTTCGGGCCGTGAGCAGTCTTTCGCGCGAAAAGACACTGCTGACACCAGGCTGGCTCATCTCGCCCGGCAATTCACCGCGGGTCATCCGGGCGACACCGGCGTGCATGCCCTGGCTAAAGGACCTGATGCCCTGGCTGCGCGGCTGGCCCTGGCGGACCTCTCGGGAAAAAGCCTGGATGTGCAGTACTACATCTGGCACAGCGATGCCTCCGGGGTCCTCCTGGTCACGAAACTGCTGCAAGCAGCTGACCGCGGCGTGAAGGTGCGCATGTTGCTGGACGACCTGGGCACCATGGCATCTGATGAGGGACTGCAGGTGCTGGAGAGCCATCCCAACATCGAAGTGCGACTCTTCAACCCCGTAACGCTGCGCTCCTCAAGGATGCTGGGGGCATTGCTCGACTTCCAGCGCGCCAACCGCCGGATGCACAACAAGACCTTCATCGCGGACAACCAGGCGGCAATCGTCGGCGGCAGAAACATCGGCGACGAATACTTCGGCGCCCACGGGGACATGAATTTCGCCGACCTCGATGTCATCGCGGTGGGACCGGTGGTGCATGAAGTATCTCGACAATTCGATGCCTACTGGAACAGCACGTCCTCCATCGGCATCGGTGCTATTTCTACCAAACGTGTGACACCGGAGCAACTCGCCGCACGCCGCACTGCATTCGAAGACAAACATGTGCAGGCCCAATCATCACCAGCTCTGGTCGCTGTAGCAAGGAACCCCTTGGTTTCACGGCTCAAGAACGGCAATCTGCCCTTCCTACCAGCACATGCCTGGGCTGTGTACGATGACCCTGAAAAGGTCACGTCCGCTGCCGGGGATCGCTCCACCCACCTCGCTCCGAAGCTTCGCTCAGTCATCGATGGGACGCAGAGCACGCTGTTTGTCGTGTCGCCCTACTTTATCCCTGAAAAGCAGGGTGTGGAACTCTTCCGCTCGCTCCGGTCTCGGGGAGTGCGTGTCATCATCCTCACGAATTCACTCGCCTCCACCGATGTGGCTGCCGTTCATGCGGGCTACAAGCGTTATCGCAAATCACTGCTGCGCTCCGGAGTCGAAATCTACGAGCTCAAGCCTGGCGCCGCTCCCCGTGCGGGCGGCACCGGGGGCTCCTCCCCATTTCGCGGCTCGAGCAGGGCCAGCCTGCACGCCAAGACCTTCACCTTTGATGAACGCACCACCTTCATCGGCTCCATGAATCTCGATCCGCGTTCGCTTCGATTGAATACCGAGGTCGGGGTTCTCATCGATTGTCCACCACTCGCCTCCGAACTCACACGAAAGAGCCTGCAAGGCCTCAGTCGGCAGGCGTACAAGGTGCAACTCGAGGGAGATAAACTCGTCTGGCTCTCCATCGAGGATGGGGATGAAATCCGCTACACCACCGAGCCAGAAACCAGCGCCTGGCAACGTATGAAAGTCACCCTGCTCGGTTGCCTGCCGATTGAGGGTCAGCTTTGACCTGTTCGTATCTGCAAAAGCGGATCACCGGATACGACTAATGGCCGATGGAGAATGCCGCTGCGCCTGGCGAAGATGGCGCGACTCAGAACATGTTTGTTGTGAGGCACCATTCCACTTTCCTCGACGTTCCTATTCTCTACCATCATCACACTATGCGATTCTTGATTATCACCACCATGCTCGCGGCGCTTCTGGGCTCCTCCCCGGCGATGGACATGCCTTCCTTCCACACCAGAGGCTCGCCCACCGGCAAGCCCACGGGTGACCTCAAGCCCGGAGAATACTGGTGGAATCCCCAGGTATCACCCAGCGGACCCGTGATGGTGCTGGTGAGCATCCCGCATCAGATGATGCACGTGTATCGCAATGGTATTCTCATCGGTCGCTCCACCGTCAGCACCGGCACCAAGGGCCACTCCACGCCCGGCGGCGTCTTCACCATTCTGGAAAAGAACAAGACGCACTACTCGAAGACCTATGACAACGCGCCCATGCCCAACATGCAGCGGCTGACATGGAGCGGCATCGCCATGCATTCCGGAAACCTCCCCGGCTATCCCGCCAGTCATGGATGCATACGCCTGCCCTATGACTTCTCCCAGCAGCTGTTCCGTATCACTGCCAAAGGAGGCACCGTGGTGGTCGGCGACGGCAAAACGCCAACTCCCTATCTTGCCTC is a genomic window containing:
- a CDS encoding potassium channel family protein, which translates into the protein MLTNLLIAWCLMAFCVGIHSVGLTYLLRWLRKQPSFAKQHVWTAVWILVRVAGWTILLHLIEISLWALHYAWAGAMPDLTTAAYFSVVTYTTTGYGDLVLPQDWRLVGGVESLTGILMCGLSTGMFFAVFSEIFIQNRGNNSAAT
- a CDS encoding L,D-transpeptidase → MRFLIITTMLAALLGSSPAMDMPSFHTRGSPTGKPTGDLKPGEYWWNPQVSPSGPVMVLVSIPHQMMHVYRNGILIGRSTVSTGTKGHSTPGGVFTILEKNKTHYSKTYDNAPMPNMQRLTWSGIAMHSGNLPGYPASHGCIRLPYDFSQQLFRITAKGGTVVVGDGKTPTPYLASNPGLMLAPKDFSPEMLRTQGANDYDWKPERSTSGPITIVVSGADKAVYVYRNGNPIGRAPVEIKSGGFLGSRKELGNHVFTMLEGATNKPSWWAPGRTARKWMRVTSSGAKLDVDDLGKRLRVNPEFATRLYDTIVPGTTVVVTDQPVVRGLVRSTKILER
- a CDS encoding phospholipase D family protein; translated protein: MQPRRSFWSAELKRLLAPLIAALALVSCAGLPDTSGREQSFARKDTADTRLAHLARQFTAGHPGDTGVHALAKGPDALAARLALADLSGKSLDVQYYIWHSDASGVLLVTKLLQAADRGVKVRMLLDDLGTMASDEGLQVLESHPNIEVRLFNPVTLRSSRMLGALLDFQRANRRMHNKTFIADNQAAIVGGRNIGDEYFGAHGDMNFADLDVIAVGPVVHEVSRQFDAYWNSTSSIGIGAISTKRVTPEQLAARRTAFEDKHVQAQSSPALVAVARNPLVSRLKNGNLPFLPAHAWAVYDDPEKVTSAAGDRSTHLAPKLRSVIDGTQSTLFVVSPYFIPEKQGVELFRSLRSRGVRVIILTNSLASTDVAAVHAGYKRYRKSLLRSGVEIYELKPGAAPRAGGTGGSSPFRGSSRASLHAKTFTFDERTTFIGSMNLDPRSLRLNTEVGVLIDCPPLASELTRKSLQGLSRQAYKVQLEGDKLVWLSIEDGDEIRYTTEPETSAWQRMKVTLLGCLPIEGQL